The Methylomusa anaerophila genome has a segment encoding these proteins:
- a CDS encoding type III PLP-dependent enzyme, whose amino-acid sequence MNYFRLSQEAVAALADCYGTPLLVVSLEQIERNYNLLLEHLPGAKIYYAVKANPDERIIRKLAALGGYFDVASDGEMRLLSRIGIAPERMVYANPVKTPNGLKVAGQVGVNKFTFDSESEIAKMAAAVPGGNALLRIRVDNPKALVDLNKKFGAYPAEALALLHKAHAAGLNVVGLCFHVGSQSTDVGAYLNALKICRKLFKEAAAAGMNLSVLDIGGGFPMPTRTEKPDVAAMADAINAAFKEYFPATEIWAEPGRYICGTAVNLITRVIGTKLRNNQQWYFLDDGLYGSFSGVIFDHWDYELETFKTGKRVSATFAGPSCDSLDIMFKEKLTVPLDIDDLILVPNCGAYTSASATEFNGFAKTPIVVWEEVYEAIKPKLELATAG is encoded by the coding sequence AGCAAATTGAACGAAACTATAACCTGCTGCTGGAACATTTGCCAGGGGCGAAAATATACTACGCGGTTAAAGCCAACCCTGATGAACGGATTATTCGGAAACTGGCCGCTTTAGGCGGGTATTTTGACGTTGCCTCCGACGGCGAAATGCGGTTGCTGAGCCGCATTGGCATTGCGCCGGAGCGGATGGTTTATGCCAACCCCGTTAAGACTCCCAACGGTCTCAAAGTGGCCGGCCAAGTTGGGGTCAACAAATTTACTTTTGACAGCGAAAGCGAGATCGCCAAAATGGCAGCAGCTGTTCCCGGCGGCAATGCCCTTCTCCGGATTCGGGTGGATAATCCTAAGGCTTTGGTTGACCTGAATAAGAAATTCGGCGCCTATCCTGCCGAGGCTCTAGCCCTTTTGCACAAGGCTCATGCTGCCGGCCTTAATGTTGTCGGGCTGTGTTTTCATGTAGGCAGTCAATCTACCGATGTGGGCGCTTATCTCAATGCTCTCAAGATTTGCCGCAAGTTGTTTAAGGAAGCGGCGGCAGCGGGAATGAATCTTAGCGTTCTCGACATCGGCGGCGGTTTCCCCATGCCTACCCGAACCGAAAAGCCTGATGTTGCGGCGATGGCTGACGCTATCAACGCTGCTTTTAAGGAATACTTCCCCGCAACAGAAATCTGGGCTGAGCCCGGCCGGTATATTTGCGGCACAGCTGTAAATTTGATTACGCGGGTAATTGGGACCAAGCTGCGCAATAATCAGCAATGGTACTTTCTGGATGACGGCTTGTACGGCTCTTTCTCCGGGGTGATATTTGACCACTGGGACTATGAACTGGAAACCTTTAAGACGGGAAAACGGGTGTCGGCTACTTTTGCCGGACCAAGCTGCGACTCTTTGGATATTATGTTTAAGGAAAAACTTACAGTGCCGCTAGATATCGACGACCTCATTCTGGTGCCCAACTGCGGGGCCTATACTTCGGCATCCGCCACTGAGTTTAACGGCTTTGCCAAAACGCCCATAGTAGTGTGGGAAGAGGTATATGAAGCAATCAAACCAAAACTGGAATTGGCAACTGCCGGATAA